One Halobacterium zhouii genomic region harbors:
- the dapA gene encoding 4-hydroxy-tetrahydrodipicolinate synthase, with translation MEHPDLVNGVFPAMPTPFTSDERIDFDRLRADARRLVDAGVDGLVPMGTTGESATVTHDEHVAVVEAVATVADGEVPVIAGAGSNSTREAVSLAERSLDAGADALLLISPYYNRPEPEGMEAHFRTLADRVDAPQVLYNVPSRTGRNVAVETVASLASHENVVGYKAASGDVARVSEVVERTRDETFAVLSGDDGLTLPILSVGGRGAISVTANVEPERVSELVWAALEGDYERARERHAELASLTRALFTETNPIPVKAALEMRGRGPANYRSPLSALSPEGRETLRAELDAIGSPDTREVSA, from the coding sequence ATGGAACATCCAGACCTCGTGAACGGCGTCTTCCCGGCGATGCCGACGCCGTTCACATCCGACGAACGAATCGATTTCGACCGACTGCGGGCCGACGCGCGACGACTCGTCGACGCGGGCGTCGACGGACTCGTCCCGATGGGGACGACCGGCGAGAGCGCGACCGTGACCCACGACGAGCACGTTGCCGTTGTGGAAGCGGTGGCAACCGTAGCAGACGGCGAGGTCCCCGTGATTGCGGGCGCGGGCAGCAACTCGACCAGAGAAGCCGTCTCGCTCGCGGAGCGCTCGCTCGACGCGGGCGCGGACGCGCTCCTCCTCATCTCGCCGTACTACAACCGCCCCGAGCCCGAGGGCATGGAGGCCCACTTCCGGACGCTCGCGGACCGCGTGGATGCGCCACAGGTGCTCTACAACGTGCCCTCGCGCACCGGCCGGAACGTCGCCGTGGAGACGGTGGCGTCGCTCGCGTCCCACGAGAACGTCGTGGGGTACAAGGCCGCGAGCGGCGACGTGGCGCGCGTCAGCGAGGTCGTCGAGCGGACCCGGGACGAGACGTTCGCGGTACTCTCGGGCGACGATGGACTGACGCTCCCTATTCTCTCGGTGGGCGGGCGGGGCGCCATCAGCGTCACCGCGAACGTCGAACCGGAGCGCGTGAGCGAACTCGTGTGGGCGGCCCTGGAGGGCGACTACGAGCGCGCCCGGGAGCGACACGCGGAACTCGCGTCGCTGACGCGCGCGCTGTTCACCGAGACGAACCCGATTCCGGTGAAGGCCGCACTCGAGATGCGGGGCCGGGGGCCCGCGAACTACCGGTCGCCGCTCTCCGCGCTGTCGCCGGAGGGTCGCGAGACGCTTCGCGCTGAACTCGACGCGATCGGTTCGCCCGACACGCGGGAGGTGTCGGCGTGA
- a CDS encoding metallophosphoesterase family protein, translated as MLVLGDAHATTPDRRRALFAAYRAADADVALQAGDLMYYDLPVPTYFVSGNNEDFDVIESLRHGRLRSDDVSNAHLLHSTAADVDGLRVGGLSGNFAPTQFEKPRAQLHEDRRRHFVHEDVERAKQLDDVDVFIAHEAPHGVPVTEQYDVGNLHVDAILRALEPDLCLVGHHHEHAEGEFESTRVVSLAPTWESYYTLDPDTLSLTRHDTPTA; from the coding sequence ATGCTCGTCCTCGGGGACGCCCACGCCACCACGCCCGACCGCCGCCGGGCGCTGTTCGCCGCTTACCGCGCGGCGGACGCCGACGTCGCGCTCCAGGCCGGCGACCTCATGTACTACGACCTCCCCGTCCCCACCTACTTCGTCAGCGGCAACAACGAGGACTTCGACGTTATCGAATCGCTGCGCCACGGCCGACTCCGGAGCGACGACGTCTCGAACGCACACCTCCTCCACTCGACTGCGGCCGACGTCGACGGCCTCCGCGTCGGCGGACTCTCCGGGAACTTCGCGCCGACGCAGTTCGAGAAACCGCGCGCCCAGCTCCACGAGGACCGGCGGCGGCACTTCGTCCACGAGGACGTCGAACGCGCGAAACAACTCGACGACGTGGACGTCTTCATCGCACACGAGGCCCCGCACGGCGTTCCGGTCACCGAGCAGTACGACGTCGGCAATCTGCACGTCGACGCCATCCTTCGCGCGCTCGAACCCGACCTCTGCCTCGTCGGCCACCACCACGAACACGCCGAGGGGGAGTTCGAGTCGACGCGCGTCGTCTCGCTCGCTCCGACCTGGGAGTCGTACTACACGCTCGACCCGGACACGCTGTCGCTCACGCGCCACGACACGCCCACCGCGTGA
- a CDS encoding NYN domain-containing protein: MAPIQSGQRVAVLADSQNLYHSAQSVYSRNLDYASLLEKAVQNRELTRAIAYVIRAQSEDEDSFFEALHDIGFETKIKDIKTFGDGSKKADWDVGMSLDAVTLANHVDTVVLCTGDGDFSRLCNHLRHEGVRVEVMAFESSTADELVAAADSFVDLAEREDTFLL; this comes from the coding sequence ATGGCTCCGATTCAGTCGGGACAGCGCGTCGCTGTCCTCGCGGACTCTCAGAACCTCTACCACTCCGCTCAGAGCGTCTACTCGCGGAATCTCGACTACGCATCGCTCCTCGAAAAGGCAGTGCAGAACCGCGAACTCACGCGAGCCATCGCGTACGTCATCCGCGCGCAGTCCGAGGACGAGGACAGCTTCTTCGAGGCCCTCCACGACATCGGCTTCGAGACCAAGATCAAGGACATCAAGACGTTCGGCGACGGGTCGAAGAAGGCCGACTGGGACGTCGGCATGAGCCTGGACGCCGTCACGCTCGCCAACCACGTCGACACCGTGGTGCTGTGTACGGGTGACGGCGACTTCTCGCGGCTCTGTAATCACCTCCGCCACGAGGGCGTCCGCGTCGAAGTGATGGCCTTCGAATCTTCGACGGCCGACGAACTCGTCGCCGCCGCTGACTCCTTCGTCGACCTCGCCGAGCGGGAAGATACGTTCCTGCTCTGA